The Manis pentadactyla isolate mManPen7 chromosome 12, mManPen7.hap1, whole genome shotgun sequence genome contains the following window.
ACACTGAGGCCCGCTAGCGTCCCCGGAGCCCCGCCCCGACGGCCCACACCCTGACACACCCGCGCCGTGCGACACTGACCCGACAGTCCCCGACGGGGAAGATTCCGCTTGTAATCGATGGGGCCGTAGCCCCCCGGCGGGGGCATGTCCTGCTTCACCTTCGCTGCCGCCATGCTCGAAGAGCCATGCGCTTCCGGCCGCGAGCGGAAGTTACGGAAACGGGGGTGGAGTGCCGCCATGCTGAGTGTGGCAGAAACTACAGTGCCATCTCGGGAACCTAGCACGCTGCCGCAGCGATTCCAGGCCACTGGCGAGTCGGGCAGCGAGGCCTGGGACTGACTGGGCAGCGGAGGAGCTATTATTTCCCCTTCTTTCAGAAGGGGCGTGGCTCGGTCGGAGCGGGTCCAGCCGCCAGGGTTCTGGCCCTACAGGACCTCCTGGTCACCTTCTCTCTGGAGGATGCTCAGGGCCAGTCGGAAACCCCATGCTCTCGAGGGAGCCAAGTCTCCGAGTTAAGCTCACTTTGGCATTTTCTCCCCTTTGCGGGGCTCTGCGAACAGCCCAGGGCTCCACTGGTCAGGTATGGGTACACAAAGTAGGGGGGTGGGGTGCGACTGCTCCTTGGATTCGGAGTCACAAAGAGCCTTCCCACTGCCAGGCACAGATTCCGCTTCCCTCGGTGGTGGCCGGGACCCCTTGCTAGTGGCCTCTCATGAGAACTGGGCCATTCAGAGCGATTGTCAGTCACGAAGCCCAAGGGTCTTGGGGGGTCATGCGGGGTGGGGGTCGGAGAGGCCCCACCCCGAGGCGGGATGACGCCCGCAGCTACTTCACAATACACAAATTGTTACCTGGGCAATAAAAAGCACGGGGCGGTGAAGACCCGGGAGTAGGCGCCCGGGGGGCATGGGAGTGCAGATGCCAAGCACCATGGGTTGGGCCTGAGATGGGAGTCCGGCCACCTTCCGACAACAGCCGCCACCTGCTCCCCGTGCGCCCCAGATGCCACTATGTCGGATGACAGAATTCTGAACAAACTCGGCTACAAGCTGGGCCGCACGATAGGTGAGGGCAGGTTTTCCAAAGTTAAGGTGGCCACGTCTAAGAAATACCAGGGAACGGTGGCAATCAAGGTGGTGGACCGGCGGCGCGCGCCTCGCGACTTTGTCGACAAGTTCCTGCCGCGTGAGCTATCCATCCTTAGGAGCGTGCGGCACCCACACATCGTGCACGTCTTCGAATTCATTGAGGCGTGCAACGGGAAGCTGTACATCGTGATGGAGGCAGCCGCCACGGACCTGCTGCAAGTCGTGCAGCGCAACGGGTGCATCCCCGGAGGGCAGGCGCGCGACCTCTTCGCGCAGTTAGCCGGCGCTGTGAGCTACTTGCACAATCACCAGCTGGTGCACCGCGACATCAAGTGCGAAAATGTGCTGCTGAGCTCAGACGAGCGCCACGTCAAGCTTATGGACTTTGGCTTCGGCCGCGAAACACACGGTTGCCCTGAGTTGAGCACCACCTACTGCGGCTCTCTCGCCTACGCGGCACCCGAGGTACTCCGGGGCATCCCCTACGATCCCAAGAAGTACGACATGTGGAGCCTGGGAGTCGTGCTTTACGTCATGGTCACCGGGTACATGGCCTTCAACGACTCGAACATCGCTAGCCTGCCCTGGCGCCAGAAGCGTGGCGTCCTCTACCCAGAAGGCCTCGAGCTGTCCGAGCGCTGCAAGGACCTAATCGCCAAGCTGCTACAGTACTACCCGTGTGCCAGGCCTTCGGCGGGCCAAGTAGCGCGCAACGCCTGGCTGCTTGAACAGGACTCCGGTTAGGAGGCGGGGTTCCCACCATCCCTGCTGCCCCGAGCATTGCGCACGCGCCGTCGCACTCGGGACAGGCGCGCTCGTGGAGTCCCACGTAGTTCCTGCTTGCCACCGCGCAGATGTTCTTCCCCCTTCCCCTTTCCCCTCGACCCCTGGGGCCTCAGTCGCCAGAGTTAGGAATTTAGCTCCTCCTACACGATCCCGAGAACAGGAGGGCGCGTGCGCTTCCCAGACTCCCCGCCAATGGAGACGGAACATTGCGTCTGCGCGGGGTGAGAGACGGCTGCGCAGCGGGAGGCACGTCCGCAGATGTGCGGCTGCTGCCGAGTGGCCCTTCCCGGGAGGCGTCCGTCCCGAGTCCCCAGCTCACGCTGGTACGGGATGGCGCGCTCTGGGCGCTGCCCGCCCTGGAACCTGAGCATTTAACTCCCTCTTCCCGGCACCTGGCTCTAGCGATGACGCCCTTTTACAGAGGGGGGCGGCGGTCGTCCCTGGGGGAAGGCGGGCGCGATCGGGGCGTTTTACAGGAAGGCTTGTTGAGGCTCTTACTCTGGGTCTCGAAAGGGAGTTGAGAGGGCTCAAACCCGGGTCTTTTTGGGCTCCCTAGACAGGGCAGAGGGCTTTGGCGTCGTCCCCGGGGACAGTGGAGATACTGGACTGGGAAGCAAGACCCCAGTACCCCTCCCGTGTTTAAGGATGGGACGGGGGTTGGGTGGGGGCGCCTGTCTGGGCTAAACAgcgtttacagatgaggaaccagCCCCCACAGATGTCACTTGCCCAAGAGCACatctggaatttgaacccagctaTGGCTGACGTGGGGGGAAGACGTGGCGGTGAGGGTGAGTCTGTGGGCAGATGCTAGGCTGTTGTCCATGCATTTATTGAACGCCAGCTGTGTGCCCGGCTCTGGGACTCAGCAGAGAGGCTTGGCTCTATCCCTGCCCCCCCAGCTAGGGAAGGGAAAAATCAAGTAAAGAATGGTGTGAAAATAAAACTAGCTGTTTAATGCTGGGTGGGGCATGAGCAAGGAGGGATTGAAGCGGACCTGTAGGCTGAACCCTGAAGGAATCAGCTGTTAGAAGGAAAGTGTTACAGTGTTCCTGAGACAGGACGGAGCTGGTGTGGCTGGGACGGAGAGGGGTGGAGAGGCGAGGACGGAGGTCTGGAGAGGGGACCTCACAGAGCCTGAGGAGGGCTGGGGGTCGTTTTGCTGCCAAGGTTACTGAGTTTAGCGGCGGCTGCCCATCGTTTAGGTTGTGTGGGAAACGTCTCCCTAACCCCCCATCCTACTTGCGTCCATCTGAGCCCCACAGGGTTCTGGAGGCTGGTCAGCTGTGAGCCCGCCGataccctgcccctgccccttcgTCCTCCATGGCTCTCAGGTGGCAGCTATACTCAACTGTTTCAAATAGGCTGTGCCCTGCTTCCCTTGTTTCgccgatgaggaaactgaggctaagatgGGAAGTGCTTCGGCTCCAATCCTGGCTTGTTCATGTCTGAACTGAGACAGAAAAGCCAGCAGCTCCTGGTTTGTCCTAGAAAGGTGCCTCTTCTGTAGCGTGTCTTGGCTCCACAGCTAGAAAATGGGGCAAGAGGCCAGCATCCTTGGGGGTGTTGGGATGCACTGTGGCTCGCTGAAGGGCCGCATCCCAAGCCTTCTCGAGGTTCCCGTGGCACTCAGAATAAAACCTGTATCCTCACCCCTTTTTCTCTGGGTTCCAGCCACGTTGCCTCCCTTGCCCTCTCCCTGCCCGGCTCTCACCTCAGCCTCTGCACTGGCTCTTACCATTCCCTGGACCACTGCCCATCTCCTCATTCAGGACTTGACGTAAATGGTACCTCCTCTCTGACACCCTTGCACTCCTTGTCCTGGTCACAAGGCACCTAACGCTGGGGCTTGGCACATGCCTCTTTCTGTGTGAGCAGTGGGGCCCCGACCTCCTCCTACCCCACGGTCGCACACCCACAGCGCAGCTGAGCAAGGTCTCTGGAGCCAGAGCAAGTGTCCCATTGTTAGTTGGAATTGCTACTTGAAATTCACCCCTGGTCTGTGGGGCCTGTGCCTGATCCAGCAAAGACTCACTTGAGGGCTGAGTGTGCAGCCCCCCGAGAAAGCTCCCCACAAGCACACTTCTCACAGCCAATGCTGGGGCATGGGGCACCAGTGAGGATGTCACAGGTAGATGGGGACAGGAGGCATGGCAGAAATTAAACCCAAACCTATGAGCTCCATGTCTTGCTGGCCATGGCCTTTGGGGAGCATGGCCAGAAGCACAGATCCACAAAAACAGGAAACAGCAAACTAAATAAAAGCACTTAGGAAAACAGGGCCACATTTTATGCATATTAGACTTAACCAAAGTGGTCACAGGTCTTCATGAATAAAACTTGAAACAGCGTGTTAACATCGAAAACAGATTTTCACCAGGAATCATTGGTTTCAGAGTCAGCCAGGTGGCTCTGTCTGTGCTTAGAACCTGCGTCTGTAACACAATGTCCTGTGGCAGACACCCTACGTGGGTGCCAAGCCTGAAAAGCTCCGGAGAACCCAGCACTCGGGTGGATGCTGGACAGGCTAGGAGCCAGCCCGACGGGCAGCCCACTCCATTCTCACCCCACTCCTTCTCTGGTGGGGAGCAGGGCAAGAAGCCACCCCACCCCCGAtacacagaaataccatttgacccagtaattccacttacaggaatttactcaaagaaagaaatccctgattcaaaaagatatatgcacctctgttTATCGCCTACTATAACCAATGGAtccgtaacatcttcctatgttgacagataataactgcactggtgggggtgaggatttaataatatgggtaactggcgaaccactgtgttgtatacttgaaaccaatataagatcgtatatcaacaatacttcaataaaaaaatatgtaacataaactaaaaaaaaaaaagccccaagcAAGTTTCTTACCCTTTGCTTCCCCATTAACCACGGGTCACCCTGCTATGTATCTTCCCACATATCTGAACTGCCCCAAAGCTGCAAATGCAGGGCAAGAAGGGCTGAGAACACGAAAGAAAAACGCAGCCAACACATCATCCATTTCTTTATTATCTTTCAGATTCTAAAACTTCCTCATGACAATGTATGGCCATTAATTCCAGCCTCTTTATTGGTATGTCTATTCTGGTTTGGtggtggtaattttttttttttacatttattatcaAAGATTGAGAGTCACAATACGTGACAGCCTCCCCGACCCACCCCAAAACACCCCTCCTCCCAAACACCCTGCACTAGTGTAACCGTCCATTACATTTGTCTTGGGGATTATAAAATGTTAGCTGTCCTTTGAAAAAAAGCTCAGTCCAAGTTCTTCAGGCAAACATGTGCAGCATAAGTTGGCAACCAAGGAAAACCCCTCAGTGGAACACCAAGGAACATCTCTGTTATTCACGCCTGTGATCAGAATGCTTCATACAGAAACTCCCCATATGTCTGTCCAGACATGTGGGACAGAAGCCCTGACACCCAGCAGGGCTGTACAGTTGCCTTTCATTCCCTCTGCTCTGGGGTGAGCTTTTGCTTCACAGAGGTCTTTGGGTACAAAAGGCCGCTCGCAGGAGAAGGGCCACTCTTGGCCTTGTCAACGATGTGGCCCCGACACCACAGTTGGGACACCGGGGACCGAGGTTGGATGCCTCCAAGGGAACAAAGGTTTatctgtgtgcacacatgcatatacacatggCCATTCCAGGGCTGGGCCCCCACCATCAAAACAAGGGAGTGAGTGCCACAAAGCCCTGACCCCAGTCCAGAATGGTTGACAAGTTTGTTTCCAGCTGCCACTGGGGGTTCGTGTCACAGATATCCTGGAGCCATTATGATTGTCACCTAGGACTGGGGGCTTCCCTGtgtcctcactgctcctgggaaCCCAGACCTTTTGGCCCTGAGCTCCCAGGGGAGGTCAGGACCTCAGCACGGGGGTCAATTCTGAGGGGTGTGCTCTGCTGCCAGGAGAACACCCTCACACTAATTTTCTTTCCTAGTGCATCCAAACCCCACAACAGGCATTTAATGCCTTTTCTGTAACAGGTTACCGCAGAAACACTACTGGGGGCCGATTCTAGAAGTTGTACTGCAAAGGGCCAACTGAAGAGAGGCAGACAGGAGTTTTCAGACAGTAGAAATGGACTAAAGATTAAGGCATCTAAAAATCttgccccattaaaaaaaaacaacctacaTTTCTGTCCCAGGACATCACCCTTGATGGGACTGTTCCCAAAGCTGCTGGGCAGGAGAAAGCAGAGCCAGCGCCGGCTGTTCCCTCCTCCACCTGTGCTGGGTTTGTAGTGAACTCACAAGGCCCAGGAAGTCCGGCCAGGTGAAGTGGGCACCATATGGAGTGAGATCCGGACGGGGCCAGCGAGTCACAGAACGCATCAACCCCCTTGTCACAGCTGGTGACTTTGGCCCGGGTAGCCGATCCTGAGTTACTGCATAGAAATGAGCTCTGTTTGCTGGGGCAGGAAGTTGGCTGGGTTCTGGCCTGTGTCATTGAACAGAGTGGGCTGACAGCTCAGGGTGGAATAAGACAGGTATTTAATTTGCCAGGCACACAGAAAAATGCGAGGAATGGAAATGCTTGCATACTCTTGATTTTTTGGTGTAAAAACACACCCTTTCCCCCCAGTACCAGAATATcagtttcccttcctttctcccaaaTCCCTGCATCTTGGAATGAAATCTAcccttccctgcctgcccctcctcGGCCCATCTAAGTTACACACTTAAAACAAAAATCGAGAAATGTAGGGTTTTCCACAACAAAGTTAGAATGTCCTGCAAAACTAGGTCTTCTTCCGTGTATTAAAAGTGTTTTCTAAACACTGATATTCACACAACATGAGGAGGTTAAATGAGTCTTTATTAGAATGTTGCAGCAGTGTGTTTGAAGGTAGCCCTACGAAATAAGGGTTTTAAATTAAGTCCCTAATTGCATGGATAGGAAAaccagggcaggggctgaagTGGGGGCGGCATGTCCCACTGACTCGGGGGCACACGGGGAACACCCTCACAGCTGCACGGAGCTGGCCCCGTGCGCAGCACACACGACAGCTTGTGCGTGTCATCATGGACCTGATTTTTAAggggaaaccaaaacaaaacaactaagaGCAGACCGATCGATCCTTTGTTAAGACATTTCTGAAGACTCTAAAGTGGgtttaagaaaacaaatctgGAGATAGGATTAacgatggcggcgtgagaggagagacagaggcttcctcctaaaactggatacaattagaaaatttaattggtgcaactaatcctgaaagagcaacaggaacgAGGacggcaccagactgcacacacctggagaaaagagcagatctcagCCAACCGGGTAACATaccggagctgtggctccgcgagacctcgagcccttcccccaccccagctcactgtcgggaggaagagaaatggagcagagagggagtggaaggcctgggactgctgaatacctgtctcaggagatctgctctgggagcacaaacctatatttcatggtgctgtcatgagacttgcatgactactgggttggaaagttaatacaggcagagttcctggggagactgggattccggctgcttgtggaaagcagggatccatatctggctgctctgggacaaaaatttatacctgtgtgcccggcccaccggctcaggcagtggagacaggcacaggagccgggaggcggggaacagctctttcctacccccaggcaccagtaccactcccctgtgacccccgacattgcttcaggggcagagcagctccagaatagagcttctggacactagagggcgccatatacaaacgtGAACCgacaaaggaaccttgtccagagtaaaattgttaatacaacttccgagaaacatttaaatgatgtggacctcgtgactcttcctgaaatggagttcaaaatagctcaaaataaaaatcatcaacattctaatggagttactgaaagacatccaagaactcaggaatgaattcaggtcagagattcaatcgttgaagaacacgatggagggtattaaaagccggTTGGATATggaggaggagacaataaatgaaagagaaactagagaagaggaatacaaagaagctgaggctcagagagaaaaaaggatctctaaaaatgaaacaatattgagagaactgtgtgaccaatccaaatggaacaatatttgcattataggggtaccagaagaagaagaagagagagaaagggatagaaagtgtctttgaggaggtagttgctgaaaacttccccaatctggggaaggagatagtctctcaggccatggagatccacagatttcccaacacaagggacccaaggaagacaacagcaagacacatagtaattaaaatgggaaagatcaaggataaggacagactgttaaaagcagccagaggcataaataagatcacatacaaaggaaagcccatcagcctaacatcagacttctcatcagaaaccttacaggccagaagggagtggcatgatgcatttcatgccatgaagcagaagggcctggaaccaagattacttaatCCAAGAGATTatcgtttaaatttgaaggagggattaaacaatttccagataagcaaaacctgagagagtttacctcccacaaaccatctctgcagtctattttgcagggactgctatagatggaagtgttcctagggttggatagctgtcaccagaggtagtaaaaccatggtagggagggtggagcagctgattgcgaggcaaatgcaaaattaaatcgactatccccaaagtcaatcaagggatagacaaaaagtacagaatttgatacctaatatataaagaatgaaggaggaagaaaaaggaggagaaatagaaaagaacctttagattgtgtttataacagcatactaagtgagttaagttagactcttagatagtaaggaaagtaacctggaacctttggtaaccatgactctaaagcctgaaatggcaataagtacatacctatcgataaccacccttaatgtaaataacctgaatgcaccaatcaaaagacacagagtcactgaatggataaaaaaacaagacccatctatgtgctgcttacaagagactcacctcaaacccaaagacatgcacagactaaaagtcaagggatggaaaaagatatttcatgcaaacaatacggagaaaaaagcaggtgttccagtactagtatcagacaaaatagacttcaaaacaaagaaagtaagaagagataaagaaggacatcacataacgataaagggctcagtcctacaagaggatataactattataaatatatatgcacccaacacaggagcaccagcatatgtgaaacagatactaacagaactaaaggaggaaatacaatgcaatgcattcattctaggagactttaacactccactcactccaaaggacagatcaaccagagagaaaataagttaggacatagaggcactgaacaacacactagaacagatggacctaacagacatctacagaactcgacatccaaaagcagcaagatacacattcttctcaagtacatatggaacattttcaagaatagaccacatactaggccacaaaaagagcctcactaaattcaaaaaactgaaattgtaccaaccaacttctcagatcacaaacatATAGAGggttaacatgctcctaaataaccaatggatcaatgaccaaattaaaacagagatcaagcaatatatggatataaatggaaacaacaacacaaagccccaacttctgtgggacgcagtgaaagcagtcttaagaggaaagtatatagcaatccaggcatatttaaagaaggaagaacaaacccaaatgaatagtctaacatcacaattatgaaaattggaaaaagaagaacaaatgaggtctaaagtcagcagggacataataaagaccagagaagaaataaacaaaatttagaagaataaaacaatagaaaaaaatcaatgaaaccaagagctggttatttgagaaaataaacaaaatagataagcctctagccagatttattaagagaaaaagagaatcaacacacatcaacagaatcagaaatgagaaaggaaatatcacaatggacccaacagaaatacaaagaattattagagactactatgaaaacctatatgctaagaagctggaaaacctagaagaaatggataacttcctagaaaaatacaaccttccaagactgaccaaggaagaaacacacaaTCTAGACAAACCAATTACCAACTAAGAAATTGAAGTGTTAataaaaaaactgcccaagaagaaaacacccgggccagaaggatttacatcagaattttatcagacgtacagagaagacataatacccattctctttaaagttttccaaaaaataggacaggagggaatactcccaaactcattctatgaagccaacatcaccctaataccaaaaccaggcaaagaccccaccaaaaaagaaaaatacagaccaatatccctgatgaacgtagatgcaaaaatactcaacaaagtactaggaaactgatttcaaaaatacattaaaatgatcatacaccatgaccaagtgggattcatcccagggatgcaaggatggtacaacattcgaaaatccatcaacaccatccaccacatcaataaaaagaaggacaaaaaccacatgatcatctccatagatgctgaaaaagcatttgacaaaattcaacatccattcatgataaaaactctcaacaaaatgggtacagagggcagttacctcaaaataataaaggccatatatgataaacccacagccaacatcatacttaacagcaagaagctgaaagctctttctctgagatcgggaacaagacagggatgcccactctccccactgttattcaacatagtagtggaggtcctagccacggaaatcagacaaaacaaagaaatacaaggcatccagattggtaaagaacaagtcaaaccgtcacgatttgcagatgacatgatattgtacataaaaaaaaccctaaagactccactccaaactactagaactgatatctgaattcagcagagttgcaggatacaccaTTAACACACAtaaacctgttgctttcctatacactaacgatgaagtagcagaaagagaaatcagaaaaacaattccattcacacaaaattgcatcaacaagaataaaatacctaggaataaacctaacaaaggaactgaaagacctaccataccctgaaaactacaagatacacttaacagaaattaaagaggacactaacaaatggaaactcatcccatgctccaggctaggaggaattaatattatcaaaatggccatcatgcctaaagcaagcTACAGATACAACGctatccccatcaaaataccaacagcattcttcaacgaaacggacacatttttatgaggtaAAAAGTACAGCGTTTCATCAGGAATAAGAGCGAAGTATAGATCttctaccttgcggtgctgagcatcagggtccgtggcactgacgaaGTTAGAGGTACACATTGAGTGAGTAAAGGAAgtaagagcacccttgcctcacccagaggctgcagCGGCCTGGacaagcaggctggaagtcaggcagacagaaagagagacactcctcatagATACCCAGTCAggctgtcagggtctgattccagacatgcaggcctttgagaagccgctgaagcgcagcctcagcctagactctcgcaggtgcccatgGCCTTCCTCGGTCCCTCGCATCCATGGAGATTCCTCTGAAGGGGAAtgctggcctccactcaggtgactttcccggctcccaagggggacgggggatccactgagggagacgcaggggaacctgtcgctcgagactttgagatcagcagccaggctagtcccatttaagtggctgacgagtgtCTGAcattgtgtgccatagacggcttccctatataaggacagtgaaagaaaaggcaggctcggatgcctatactcacctccgaagttatcccggatgagcccccaaaaacgacgcagcttctcacaccacaagggtatgaaactagaaataacttatgCAAATAGAATGAAAAAGCCAACCAAcgcatgaaggcttaacaacatgctcctgaataaccaacggatcaatgaccgaataaaaacaagagatccagcaatatatggagacaaatgacagcaataactgAACAACGCAAAATACGTGGGACAGAGAAAAGGAGGtgataagagggaagtacactgcaatacaggcctacctcaggaaagaacaatcccatatgaacagtctaaactcacaactatcacaactagaaaaagaagaacaaatgaggcccaaagtcagcaggaggaggaacataataaagattggagcagaaataaataaaaccgagaagaatgaaacaatacaaagaattgatgaaagcaggagctgattctttgagaaaataaacaaaatggatatccCCCTAGCCGGactcttcaagaaaaaaagagagcctgcacacataaacagaatcagaaatgaaaaaggaaaaatcactacagaaaccacagaaatacaaagaattatgagagaataccatgaaaaattatatgctaacacactggataagctacaagaaatggaaaagtttCTAGAAagatgcaaccctccaaggctaacccagaaagaaaagaaaatctgaacacaccaattactagcaacaaaattgaactggtaataaaaaatctacctaagaacacaacacctgaaccagatggctgcaccgctgactttaaataaacatgtagtgaagatctaatagtcatcctccttgaacttttccaaaaagtagaagaaggaatacatccaaactcattctatgaggccagcatcaccttaatacgaaaaccagacaaagacaccacaaagaaagaaaattatagaccaatatcgctgacaaacatacatgcaaaaatactcaaccatccacttctaggaatttaccctacgaatgcagcagcccagttttaaaaagacagatacacccgtatgtttatcacagcactatttacaatagccaagaaatggaagcaacctaagtgtccatcagtagatgaatagctaaagaacatgtggtacatatacacaatggaatattatccagccataagaagaaaacaaatcctatcattcgcaacaatgtggatggagctagagggtattatg
Protein-coding sequences here:
- the LOC118916680 gene encoding testis-specific serine/threonine-protein kinase 6-like; translation: MSDDRILNKLGYKLGRTIGEGRFSKVKVATSKKYQGTVAIKVVDRRRAPRDFVDKFLPRELSILRSVRHPHIVHVFEFIEACNGKLYIVMEAAATDLLQVVQRNGCIPGGQARDLFAQLAGAVSYLHNHQLVHRDIKCENVLLSSDERHVKLMDFGFGRETHGCPELSTTYCGSLAYAAPEVLRGIPYDPKKYDMWSLGVVLYVMVTGYMAFNDSNIASLPWRQKRGVLYPEGLELSERCKDLIAKLLQYYPCARPSAGQVARNAWLLEQDSG